DNA from Prevotella melaninogenica:
CGTCTTTATGTATGCAGGAACAGCCTCACTTGAAAAGGAGTTAACTACGATTACAGGCAAAGAACTGCAGGTTGGCGATGTGATTATCAATGGTGGTCATCCCGGACATACTGTCATTGTTGTAGACAAAGCAGTCAACAAGAAAGGAGAAGCTGTCTACCTACTTGCACAAGGCTATACACCAGCGCAAGAAATTGAGATTTTTAACCAGTGGTTCAGCATAAATCCACAGATAAAATACCTTGACACTCCAGACTGGTATTTCCGTGGTAACTATGCAAAACGATTTTAGTTAGTCGTCAATTACCCTTAGAATAGGCAAGAAAAAAGCACTGTGACCGAACTCACAGTGCTTTTATTGCTTTGTTTTCTGACTTGAAAGTAATATTACAATCTGTCATCAATGTTATCACCCTCTGTTGGCTTCATATCCTCTTCAAAGTTGGTAATACCAGCCTTAACAAGAATTTCATACCACTGAAGGAGCTTCTTGATATCGCTTGTGTGTACACGATCACGGTCGAAGTCAGGAAGAACCTCTGCAAAGTAGTTCTGCAACTCCTTAGCTGAAGCCTTGCGCCAGTTCAGAGAAGCCACCTTGCCCTCTTCCTTGTCGCGCAACTTTGCCAAGACTTCACCCAATGGAACATCGTCAGACTCAGTGAACATAGCAATATCAGCAAGACTCGTCACACGGTCTGTGCCGAATGCAGGCTGACGCTTGTGGCTCTCATCAAGCGACTCAACAATAAGATTCATTTTACCACGGCTTACCAGCTTATAAAGACCTGGCTTACCTGCGATTGAAAGGATTGTCTGTAACATTTTAATCTATTCTTGTTTATAATTTAATTATTCTGAAATAATGGAAAGCAAGTGGTCTACCTGTGGAGCGAGAGGGCATATACCATCGTTGATGATTTCATAATCACTACGTCTTAATACTTCCTCTTGCGGTAGTTGACGTGCTATCCACTCAAGGGTCTTTTCCCTACTAATACCATCACGTGTCATCACACGACGAATACGTACTTCTTCTGGAGCCGTAACGCAAACTACCTTATCTATATGGGTACGCTTATCAAAACCACTATCAAAGAGTATCGCACTTTCAAGCCACGATTGACCCGATTGCTCAAAATCATGAGCTACAGCAGGATGTATCACGGCATTAACCGCCTGTACATGCGTCTCACTCTGTAAGAGATAGGCTGCAAGAATGGCTTTTTGCAAGACACCATCACGGAAGACACCCTCACCGACAAGTGCAGAAAGCTGTTGTTGTAGTGGTTGAGAGGTGCGCATCAATTCCTTTGCGTGCGCATCACAATCGTAAACAGAGATACCTCGCTCCGCAAGAAGCTTACAGACGTAAGACTTTCCGCTACCAATACCACCAGTCAACGCTACTATCATCGCTGCTCAATGAGATAATCAACCGTATTTACTTCTGGTCGTACGTTGCGTACACCATTAGGAGAACTTATCACATAGATAGGACATTTCTCGCTATTATTTTTCTCTATATCTTCGTAGTTGACTACAACACGGAAGCCTACAGGGAGAAGTTCCTTTGTCTCCGCATTCTTTGGCATCGAACGCATACGATAGGCACCTACCACAAACTTCACTTTTATCTTGCTTGGGAAGGTACGCATGACCTTATTGTCAGGCATATTGACAGCTTCAATTGGTACCTCAACCGTCTCCTCTGTAAGTACATCCGGATAGAGTTTCATCTTTACTCTGGAAGGAACACACTTGGCATTCGTAAACTTTCGGAGGTCTACAGTCAACTCCTTGACATCTGTGAAATTGGTAATATACTGTCGCTCTGTATAGACTGTTTGAATACTATCCAACACATTACGCGCTGCATAAACCTGAACGCTATCTGGAGTAAAGTCTACACGAGCAAGATAATAATTATCACCAGGTGTTACTGTCCCCAAAAGGCGTACAGGTACCTTTTTATGACGACCAAAGTTAAATGAGAAAGAGAACTTGCCAGCCTTAACAGAAGCTATCTTTGAACTCTTTGACAGTTGAAGATAAATCTGACGTTGAAGGTCTGCAATGGGTACATCTCCCTTACTTCGTCCGTCACTATGAACTTTGTAGTCGACATAGATAGGGCGGAATGTATCATCAAGACCATAATACGCAATCATATATCCCTTGTCTCGCACAGTAAAACGGACAACAGAATCAAGGTCACTGGTAATAACCACATTACGAGGAACACCCGTCATGCGAAGTGGTATACTGAATTCACCCTCATAAGTTTCGTTCAGTGTCATTATCAACCAGAACCCTCCAC
Protein-coding regions in this window:
- a CDS encoding CdaR family protein, with product MKTSKSLHTFSTFRNFLLRIFNKEFLIFLFFLVLSGGFWLIMTLNETYEGEFSIPLRMTGVPRNVVITSDLDSVVRFTVRDKGYMIAYYGLDDTFRPIYVDYKVHSDGRSKGDVPIADLQRQIYLQLSKSSKIASVKAGKFSFSFNFGRHKKVPVRLLGTVTPGDNYYLARVDFTPDSVQVYAARNVLDSIQTVYTERQYITNFTDVKELTVDLRKFTNAKCVPSRVKMKLYPDVLTEETVEVPIEAVNMPDNKVMRTFPSKIKVKFVVGAYRMRSMPKNAETKELLPVGFRVVVNYEDIEKNNSEKCPIYVISSPNGVRNVRPEVNTVDYLIEQR
- a CDS encoding DUF5606 family protein, which produces MLQTILSIAGKPGLYKLVSRGKMNLIVESLDESHKRQPAFGTDRVTSLADIAMFTESDDVPLGEVLAKLRDKEEGKVASLNWRKASAKELQNYFAEVLPDFDRDRVHTSDIKKLLQWYEILVKAGITNFEEDMKPTEGDNIDDRL
- the coaE gene encoding dephospho-CoA kinase (Dephospho-CoA kinase (CoaE) performs the final step in coenzyme A biosynthesis.) — its product is MIVALTGGIGSGKSYVCKLLAERGISVYDCDAHAKELMRTSQPLQQQLSALVGEGVFRDGVLQKAILAAYLLQSETHVQAVNAVIHPAVAHDFEQSGQSWLESAILFDSGFDKRTHIDKVVCVTAPEEVRIRRVMTRDGISREKTLEWIARQLPQEEVLRRSDYEIINDGICPLAPQVDHLLSIISE